A section of the Humulus lupulus chromosome 2, drHumLupu1.1, whole genome shotgun sequence genome encodes:
- the LOC133818075 gene encoding paired amphipathic helix protein Sin3-like 2 isoform X3: MKRIRDDVYVSAQFKRPFGSSRGDSYGQSSVSGPGEEGGGGGGGGGGGGGGGGVVGVGVGVDVGGGGGGGGGGGSSGGVGGGGGAAGVASQKLTTNDALTYLKEVKDMFQDQKEKYDKFLEVMKDFKAQRTDTTGVIGRVKELFKGHSNLILGFNTFLPKGYEITIDEDDAPPKKIVEFDEAISFVNKIKKRFQNDEHVYKSFLDILNMYRKEHKDINAVYDEVAALFHKHSDLLEEFTRFLPDTSATPTQQLPFGRNSLPRFNERSSATPALRQVHMEKQRRRDRLIAPHADRDLSVDRPELDDDKALKMHKEQRRRVEKESRDRRNRDHDDREPETNSNRDFSYQRLPDKKKSARKVEGFGANANIAAYDDKDSLKSVYNQGFVFCEKVKERLCSQDDYQAFLKCLHIYSNGIIKRSDLQNLVTDLLGKFPDLMEEFTDFLERCENIDGFLAGVMNRKSLCTDGHATRPLKVEDKEKEQKRDTEASKEKERCREKYLAKSIQELDLSSCRRCTPSYRFLPDDYPIPTVSQRSDLGAQVLNDHWVSVTSGSEDYSFKHMRRNQYEESLFRCEDDRFELDMLLESVTSTAKRAEELLNNINDNKTNLESPINIEDHFTALNLRCIERLYGDHGLDVLDILRKNTALALPVILTRLKQKQDEWTKCRADFNKVWADIYAKNHYKSLDHRSFYFKQQDSKNLSCKSLVAEIKEVKDNKHKEDEFLLTVAAGGRQFIGPHLEYEYLDVNIHEDLYKLVEYSCEEICSTKEQLNKVMKLYTTFLEPLLGIPSHVHSSKDAEDVNELDNHVANCGASSIGESDGSPIGEQPKSVCSEDCNTLTEVLSVRGIGLSTGDTLNKEDSSRDMGCDSKDERISDSVQFDKDKKNVDVTDKMCGLMKHVTSVDRDANLNALLMNGAENGHGRISLEAASGCANLSNADESVDAVPSSQEGDVAKPSSLTKCALGESAKISTSREDSVEASKIEKEEGELSPNGDFEEDNFVVPQDDAAHSMAKTKNADGSRQYRSGNGEESCGQDAGVEHDADADDENSENVSEAGEDVSGSESAGDECSREGHGEEEDVEHEGVDGKGGSEGEAEGTSDGHLVGGDCSSLPLSERFLLSVKPLAKHVPVTSVEEKKGDYVFYGNDDFYVLFRLHQILYERILSAKINSTGGEMKWRSSKDVSSLDLYGRFMTGLYNLLDGSSDNAKFEDECRAILGNQSYVLFTLDKLIYKLVKQLQTVATDEMDNKLLQLYEYEKSRKAGSLIDTVYFENARVLLHEENIYRLEYVSSMNLFFISLSPSL, translated from the exons ATGAAGCGAATAAGAGACGATGTTTACGTTAGTGCTCAATTTAAACGTCCTTTTGGTTCTTCGCGTGGGGACTC CTATGGACAGTCCTCAGTCTCAGGACCAGGAGAAGAGGGAGGGGGAGGGGGAGGGGGGGGAGGAGGGGGAGGGGGAGGTGGAGGGGTAGTTGGTGTTGGTGTTGGTGTTGATGttggtggtggtggcggtggtggtggCGGTGGTGGCAGCAGCGGCGGTGTTGGTGGTGGAGGGGGTGCGGCAGGAGTTGCTTCTCAAAAACTGACAACTAATGATGCCTTGACTTATCTCAAAGAAGTGAAGGACATGTTTCAAGACCAAAAGGAGAAATATGACAAGTTTCTTGAGGTCATGAAAGATTTCAAGGCTCAAAG AACTGACACTACAGGTGTCATTGGAAGAGTGAAGGAGTTATTTAAAGGGCATAGCAACCTAATTTTGGGATTTAATACCTTCTTGCCAAAAGGTTACGAGATAACTATTGATGAGGATGATGCTCCACCAAAAAAGATAGTTGAATTTGATGAGGCTATTAGTTTTGTAAACAAGATAAAG AAGCGTTTTCAAAATGATGAACATGTGTATAAGTCATTTCTAGACATACTGAATATGTATAGAAAAGAGCACAAGGACATTAATGCAGTTTATGATGAG GTTGCAGCTTTATTTCATAAGCATTCAGATTTACTCGAGGAATTCACTAGATTTTTACCAGATACTTCTGCAACACCTACACAACAACTTCCTTTTGGCCGAAATTCACTTCCACGTTTCAATGAACGGAGCTCTGCGACACCTGCCTTACGTCAAGTGCATATGGAGAAG CAACGTCGACGAGATAGGCTTATTGCTCCCCATGCAGATCGCGATCTTAGTGTTGATCGTCCTGAGCTGGATGATGataaagccctaaaaatgcaCAAGGAGCAAAGGAGGCGTGTTGAAAAGGAGAGTAGGGACAGGAGAAATCGTGATCATGATGACAGGGAACCTGAGACCAATAGCAATAGGGATTTCAGTTACCAGCGACTCCCTGACAAAAAGAAATCTGCAAGGAAGGTTGAAGGATTTGGAGCAAACGCTAATATTGCTGCTTATGATGATAAAGACTCCTTGAAGA GTGTATACAACCAGGGATTTGTTTTTTGCGAGAAAGTTAAAGAAAGGTTATGCAGTCAAGATGACTACCAAGCATTCTTGAAGTGCCTTCATATTTATAGCAATGGAATAATTAAACGGAGTGACTTGCAAAATCTG GTTACTGATTTATTGGGAAAATTTCCGGATCTTATGGAGGAGTTTACTGATTTCTTAGAGCGTTGCGAGAATATTG ATGGGTTTCTTGCGGGTGTTATGAATAGAA AATCACTGTGTACTGATGGTCATGCAACCAGACCATTGAAGGTAGAGGACAAAGAAAAAGAGCAAAAGCGTGACACGGAAGCAAGTAAAGAGAAGGAAAGATGCAGGGAAAAATATTTGGCAAAATCTATTCAGGAGCTTGACCTCTCTAGTTGCCGACGATGTACTCCTAGTTATCGTTTCTTGCCAGATGAT TATCCAATACCTACAGTAAGTCAGAGATCAGATCTTGGTGCTCAAGTTTTGAATGACCATTGGGTGTCTGTGACTTCAGGAAGTGAGGATTATTCTTTTAAACACATGCGTAGAAATCAATATGAAGAAAGTTTGTTCAGATGCGAAGATGATAG gTTTGAACTGGATATGCTGTTAGAGTCTGTGACTTCAACTGCCAAGCGAGCAGAGGAACTATTGAACAACATTAATGACAATAAAACCAATTTGGAATCTCCAATCAACATTGAAGATCACTTTACTG CTCTAAATTTAAGGTGCATTGAACGTTTATATGGCGACCACGGTCTTGATGTATTGGACATATTACGTAAAAATACGGCACTGGCGTTGCCTGTCATATTAACACGTTTGAAGCAAAAGCAAGACGAGTGGACAAAGTGTCGTGCCGATTTTAACAAGGTTTGGGCTGACATTTATGCTAAAAACCACTACAAATCACTTGACCACCGCAGCTTCTATTTTAAGCAACAAGATTCGAAAAATTTGAGCTGTAAAT CTTTGGTAGCTGAAATCAAGGAAGTAAAAGATAACAAACATAAAGAGGATGAATTTCTTCTTACAGTTGCTGCTGGAGGTAGACAATTTATAGGTCCACATCTAGAGTATGAATACTTGGATGTCAATATTCACGAGGATTTGTATAAACTTGTTGAGTATTCCTGTGAAGAAATATGCTCAACGAAAGAACagttaaataaagttatgaaactATACACTACCTTCTTGGAGCCACTGTTGGGGATTCCTTCTCATGTTCACTCATCAAAGGACGCTGAAGATGTTAATGAACTTGATAATCATGTTGCAAATTGTGGTGCATCAAGCATAGGAGAGAGTGATGGAAGTCCTATTGGTGAGCAACCAAAATCTGTTTGTTCTGAAGACTGCAATACTTTAACAGAAGTACTGAGTGTTCGTGGAATTGGGTTATCAACTGGGGATACTTTAAATAAAGAAGATAGTTCTCGTGATATGGGTTGTGATTCCAAAGATGAACGAATCTCCGATAGCGTTCAATTCGACAAAGACAAGAAAAATGTGGATGTGACTGATAAAATGTGTGGACTGATGAAACATGTGACCTCTGTTGACCGTGATGCCAATTTGAATGCATTGTTAATGAATGGAGCAGAAAATGGTCATGGAAGAATCAGCTTGGAGGCAGCATCAG GTTGTGCAAATCTGTCCAATGCTGATGAAAGTGTAGATGCTGTACCTTCATCACAG GAGGGTGATGTTGCAAAACCTTCATCTTTGACAAAATGTGCTCTTGGAGAAAGTGCTAAAATCAGCACTTCTCGTGAAGATTCTGTTGAGGCCTCCAAAATTGAAAAAGAGGAAGGTGAGTTGTCACCTAATGGTGATTTTGAGGAGGACAACTTTGTAGTCCCTCAAGATGATGCAGCTCATTCTATGGCTAAGACAAAAAATGCTGATGGAAGTAGGCAGTATCGATCTGGAAATGGTGAAGAGTCATGTGGTCAAGATGCTGGAGTAGAGCATGATGCAGATGCTGATGATGAAAACAGTGAAAATGTTTCTGAGGCTGGTGAAGATGTCTCAGGTAGTGAGTCTGCAGGTGATGAGTGCTCCAGGGAAGGTCATGGAGAGGAGGAAGATGTTGAGCATGAGGGGGTTGATGGTAAGGGTGGGAGTGAAGGAGAGGCTGAAGGTACAAGTGATGGACACTTAGTTGGAGGAGACTGCTCATCATTACCATTATCAGAGCGATTTCTTTTGTCAGTTAAACCTCTTGCAAAGCATGTACCAGTGACTTCAGTTGAGGAAAAGAAAGGGGATTATGTTTTCTATGGAAATGATGATTTCTACGTCCTTTTCAGGCTACACCAA ATTCTATATGAAAGGATTCTCTCAGCAAAAATTAATTCAACAGGCGGAGAAATGAAATGGAGATCTTCAAAGGACGTGAGTTCTCTGGATTTGTATGGAAG ATTTATGACTGGGCTTTACAATTTACTTGATGGGTCTTCTGATAATGCAAAGTTTGAGGATGAATGTCGAGCTATACTTGGAAACCAATCATATGTGCTGTTTACATTGGACAAATTGATATATAAGTTAGTCAAACAG CTTCAAACTGTGGCAACTGATGAGATGGACAACAAGCTTCTTCAATTATACGAGTATGAAAAATCTAGGAAAGCTGGATCCTTGATCGACACTGTGTATTTTGAAAATGCACGCGTACTTCTGCACGAGGAAAATATTTATAGATTGGAATATGTGAGTTCTATGAACTTGTTTTTCATTTCTCTGTCTCCTTCTCTCTGA